In one window of bacterium DNA:
- a CDS encoding ParB/Srx family N-terminal domain-containing protein has translation MMHECEFQMLPIENVHLDFENPRIKQFTEMYGDDLTHEQIYLALNISTGAEGASFTTFHSLEQSIRTHGRIIHPILVNKEVDGKLVVIEGNTRAAIYKSFLEKGYQGGWDTIPAMVHERLDQAEIDAIRLQSHLVGPRPWDPYSKAKYLHYLRNAEHLTMAQVVDYCGGRRSEVQTYLAAYEDMEAYYRANLGSDDEFDASRFSAFVELQRPNVKRAILRAGFDSSDFARWVIEKQIFPLSTVRMLPQILANKRATEIFLSDGAREAIKVIDAPISDEVIRDASLEALAREVIRRVRSMPYSELNLLREEPEGSRVLALMEARDELEVLCQDIVSDEQI, from the coding sequence ATGATGCACGAGTGTGAATTCCAGATGCTACCGATTGAAAACGTCCATCTGGACTTCGAGAATCCTCGAATCAAGCAATTCACCGAGATGTATGGTGATGATCTAACGCACGAGCAGATATACCTCGCATTGAACATAAGCACGGGCGCGGAAGGTGCATCTTTTACAACCTTTCACAGCTTAGAACAGTCGATCCGAACACACGGTCGCATCATTCATCCGATACTTGTGAATAAGGAGGTAGATGGGAAGCTTGTTGTAATAGAGGGAAATACAAGGGCGGCAATATACAAAAGCTTCCTTGAAAAGGGCTATCAGGGGGGGTGGGACACAATCCCCGCCATGGTCCATGAGAGGCTAGATCAAGCAGAAATCGATGCCATCCGGCTCCAGAGCCACTTGGTCGGACCTCGTCCATGGGATCCATATTCCAAGGCTAAGTATCTTCATTATCTGCGAAATGCAGAGCATCTGACAATGGCGCAGGTTGTCGACTACTGTGGAGGAAGGCGGTCGGAAGTTCAGACGTATTTGGCAGCATATGAAGACATGGAGGCATACTACCGCGCTAACCTTGGAAGCGATGATGAATTTGATGCGAGTCGGTTCAGCGCCTTTGTGGAACTCCAAAGGCCCAATGTGAAGAGGGCTATATTGAGGGCTGGTTTTGATTCCTCCGATTTCGCTAGATGGGTCATAGAGAAGCAGATCTTCCCCCTAAGCACGGTCAGGATGTTGCCCCAAATACTCGCGAACAAGAGGGCAACGGAGATTTTCCTGAGCGACGGCGCCAGGGAGGCCATCAAGGTCATTGATGCACCGATCTCGGACGAGGTCATCAGAGATGCCTCGCTCGAGGCGCTGGCCCGCGAGGTCATCAGGCGCGTGCGGTCCATGCCGTATTCAGAGCTAAATCTGCTGCGCGAGGAACCCGAAGGCTCGCGGGTGCTGGCGCTGATGGAGGCTAGAGATGAGCTCGAGGTTCTATGCCAAGACATTGTGTCTGATGAGCAGATATGA